The Methanobrevibacter sp. genome contains the following window.
ATATTTATTAATGATATATTTTGTACACTCGTTCAAAATTTAAGATATATTTTTAAATGATGAATAATATATTATGTGTTGTATGCAATTTAGTGGAGAAGATTTGACTATCAAAAGAGTTTTTAACTATATTTTCGGACTGTATCTCATCACTTTGGGTGTGGCTTTTTCAATCAAATCCGGTTTGGGGTCTGCTCCGGTCAGTTCAATTCCATATGCTATGGATTTGATATGGGCAATGGAAATCGGATTTGCTACATTCATATTTCATGCTGTTTTAGTATTGATTGAACTTATTTTGCTTCGAAGAAATTTCAAACCCAAGCATTTCCTCCAGGTCTTCGTTGGTGTGCTCTTCGGTGCATTTACAAGCATATCAGTGTCCCTGATGGGTTTCATACCTCCGGCAGATAACTTCATAATCGCTCTTTTGATGAGTTTTTTAAGCATATTTCTGATTGCATTGGGACTGTTTTTCTACGTTCCGACAAATTTCATTCCGCTTTCAGTCGAAGGGGTTACACAGGCCATAGCAATTGTAACCCACAGGCCGTTTCCAAGAATTAAGGTTTATTTCGATATATGTGTCGTTGCAACCGCACTGATTTTAAGCTACGT
Protein-coding sequences here:
- a CDS encoding DUF6198 family protein, encoding MTIKRVFNYIFGLYLITLGVAFSIKSGLGSAPVSSIPYAMDLIWAMEIGFATFIFHAVLVLIELILLRRNFKPKHFLQVFVGVLFGAFTSISVSLMGFIPPADNFIIALLMSFLSIFLIALGLFFYVPTNFIPLSVEGVTQAIAIVTHRPFPRIKVYFDICVVATALILSYVFLGHIGSVGIGTILGALFILIMQEYHNFCKLWMNCKLGILFFY